The following are encoded together in the Candidatus Eisenbacteria bacterium genome:
- a CDS encoding ATP-grasp domain-containing protein encodes MAKLRIGVLYDYWWDEDEERVEGERPKKKSPDDDVQAVYEALRKAGHNPVFVRIDGTRESLIELARSQTDLLYNLVESFAGDDGQDTNVAGYLELLGRRFTGSGSTGLYLAQDKNLAKKIFTFHGIHTPYFSTVYRGRTEHSHDIQFPVIVKPAREDGSIGIQFGAVCNTIKELMERIDYIHAEFDSPALIEEYIEGRELYVGVLGNDKPEALPVVELDLSKLPEGTPKIAGSEVKWEEETEAYKKTKPFFPDDLSDDVVVKLQETAVQAFSALQLRDYGRIDFRLAKDGKVHVLEVNPNPYLHPTAEFSMAAKKSGRSYVETIGEIADLAMARYAAES; translated from the coding sequence ATGGCCAAGCTGCGAATCGGCGTTCTCTACGACTACTGGTGGGACGAGGACGAGGAGCGGGTCGAGGGAGAGCGTCCGAAGAAGAAATCCCCCGATGACGACGTGCAGGCCGTCTACGAAGCCTTGAGGAAGGCCGGGCACAACCCGGTCTTCGTGCGCATCGACGGCACGCGCGAGAGCCTCATCGAGCTCGCCCGCTCGCAGACCGACCTGCTCTACAACCTGGTCGAATCGTTTGCCGGGGACGACGGCCAGGACACCAACGTCGCGGGTTACCTCGAGCTGCTCGGACGGCGTTTCACGGGCTCGGGTTCTACCGGCCTCTATCTGGCGCAGGACAAGAACCTCGCCAAGAAGATCTTCACGTTCCACGGCATCCACACGCCGTACTTCAGCACCGTCTATCGCGGACGCACCGAGCACTCCCACGACATCCAGTTCCCGGTGATCGTGAAGCCGGCTCGCGAGGACGGTTCGATCGGCATCCAGTTCGGCGCGGTGTGCAACACGATCAAGGAGCTGATGGAGCGAATCGACTACATCCACGCCGAGTTCGACAGCCCGGCGCTGATCGAGGAGTACATCGAGGGTCGCGAGCTCTACGTCGGCGTGCTGGGCAACGACAAGCCCGAAGCGCTTCCCGTGGTGGAGCTGGATCTGTCGAAGCTGCCCGAGGGCACGCCCAAGATCGCCGGCTCCGAAGTGAAGTGGGAGGAGGAGACCGAGGCCTACAAGAAGACCAAGCCGTTCTTTCCGGACGACCTCTCGGACGATGTTGTGGTGAAGCTGCAGGAGACGGCCGTCCAGGCCTTCTCTGCGCTGCAGCTTCGCGACTATGGACGCATCGATTTTCGACTCGCCAAAGACGGCAAGGTCCACGTGCTCGAGGTGAATCCCAATCCGTACCTGCACCCGACCGCCGAGTTCTCGATGGCGGCGAAGAAGTCGGGCCGGAGCTACGTGGAGACGATCGGCGAGATCGCCGACCTGGCCATGGCGAGGTACGCCGCGGAGAGCTGA